A genome region from Neptunomonas japonica JAMM 1380 includes the following:
- a CDS encoding exopolyphosphatase has translation MSQFRLVTRSDFDGLVCAILLKHLDLINDITFVHPKDMQDGTISISDNDITTNLPYVAAAHLVFDHHLSETLRNQGDRPNHIINPEAPSAARVVWKHYGGEAAFPKEWKSMMSAVDKGDSAQYNQEEVLNPKRWELLNFIMDARTGLGRFHDFRISNYNLMMDLIDYGKDHSINDLLALPDVKERVDLYFEQEKKFKDQITRCATVHDNLVVLDLRNEEVIYAGNRFVIYAMFPQCNISIHVLWGLKQQNTVFATGKSIFDRSSRTNVGELMLAYNGGGHQAAGTCQVDNDKAIDTLHKLTAQINADG, from the coding sequence ATGTCTCAATTTCGATTAGTCACCCGCAGCGACTTTGACGGTCTAGTGTGTGCAATTTTACTTAAACACCTCGACTTAATTAACGATATTACGTTTGTTCATCCCAAAGACATGCAGGATGGCACGATCAGTATTTCTGATAACGACATCACGACGAACTTACCCTATGTCGCTGCTGCCCACTTAGTTTTTGACCATCATCTATCAGAAACCTTGCGCAACCAAGGCGATCGACCTAACCATATTATCAACCCAGAAGCCCCTTCTGCTGCACGTGTTGTATGGAAGCATTACGGCGGAGAAGCAGCCTTTCCTAAAGAATGGAAAAGCATGATGTCTGCAGTAGATAAAGGTGATTCGGCTCAGTACAACCAAGAGGAAGTACTCAACCCCAAACGCTGGGAGTTGCTCAACTTCATTATGGATGCTCGCACAGGTCTCGGTCGCTTTCACGACTTCCGAATCTCTAATTACAATTTAATGATGGATCTAATTGATTACGGTAAAGATCATTCAATTAACGACCTTTTAGCACTCCCTGATGTTAAAGAGCGTGTCGATCTCTACTTTGAACAAGAGAAAAAATTCAAAGACCAAATCACGCGTTGCGCTACAGTCCACGACAACTTGGTCGTTCTGGATTTACGAAACGAAGAAGTTATCTACGCCGGTAATCGTTTTGTCATTTATGCCATGTTTCCACAATGCAATATTTCCATCCATGTGCTGTGGGGCCTTAAACAACAGAACACAGTATTTGCGACCGGGAAGTCTATCTTTGACCGTTCATCAAGAACCAATGTTGGCGAGTTAATGCTGGCCTATAACGGCGGCGGACACCAAGCAGCAGGAACGTGCCAAGTAGATAATGACAAAGCAATTGACACATTACACAAGCTCACTGCTCAAATTAACGCTGACGGATAA
- a CDS encoding PilT/PilU family type 4a pilus ATPase gives MDFYDCLRLLAAKDGSDLYLSTGAPPCGKFQGVLKPLSKTPFQPGEIEKIALQVMDQEQKTAFQHDLEMNLAISVEKSGRFRLNIFKQRNDVAIVARNIKTDIPRMEDLGLPDVLKDVIMAKRGLVLFVGGTGSGKSTSLAALIDHRNSNSGGHIITIEDPIEFVHHHKKSIVNQREVGVDTRSFHNALVNTLRQAPDVILIGEVRDKETMEHCLAFAETGHLAISTLHANNANQAFDRIINFFPEEKRHQLLTDLSLNVRAIVSQRLVHTIDGKRAAAIEILLGTSTIKELIFKGDIDGIKEIMAKSEALGMQTFDSALFKLAREGKISEEEAIKNADSANNLRLKFKLSEEGNSSSAGGLNFSLEEDKAEEDDAGEEIDDHKGQTVF, from the coding sequence ATGGATTTTTACGATTGTCTTCGTTTACTCGCGGCTAAAGATGGTTCCGATCTTTATCTCTCAACGGGAGCACCGCCATGCGGAAAATTTCAGGGAGTTCTCAAACCCCTGAGTAAGACGCCCTTTCAGCCCGGAGAGATCGAAAAAATTGCTTTGCAAGTGATGGACCAAGAGCAAAAAACCGCTTTCCAACACGATTTAGAGATGAACCTAGCCATCTCTGTTGAGAAGTCCGGCCGCTTCCGTCTTAATATTTTTAAACAGCGTAATGATGTTGCTATTGTAGCTCGAAATATCAAGACAGATATTCCCCGCATGGAAGACCTAGGTCTTCCAGATGTACTGAAAGATGTCATTATGGCCAAGCGTGGTCTGGTACTATTTGTAGGGGGAACAGGCTCTGGTAAATCAACATCACTCGCAGCTCTTATCGACCACCGTAACAGCAATAGTGGTGGACACATCATCACCATTGAAGATCCCATCGAGTTTGTACATCACCATAAAAAATCGATCGTCAATCAGCGTGAAGTCGGCGTAGATACTCGTAGTTTTCACAACGCCTTGGTCAACACACTGCGTCAAGCTCCCGATGTTATTCTTATCGGAGAGGTGCGCGATAAAGAAACAATGGAACACTGCTTAGCTTTTGCAGAAACAGGTCACCTTGCTATTTCTACACTGCACGCCAATAATGCGAACCAAGCATTTGACCGTATCATTAACTTTTTCCCCGAAGAAAAGCGCCACCAGCTGTTGACTGACCTATCACTGAACGTACGCGCTATTGTTTCACAGCGCCTAGTGCACACAATTGATGGAAAACGAGCAGCAGCCATTGAGATCCTCCTAGGAACTTCAACGATTAAAGAGCTTATCTTTAAAGGCGATATCGATGGCATCAAAGAGATTATGGCAAAGTCCGAAGCCTTGGGTATGCAAACCTTCGACTCAGCTCTTTTCAAGCTCGCCAGAGAAGGAAAAATTAGCGAGGAAGAAGCCATTAAGAATGCTGATTCAGCAAATAACCTGCGCTTAAAATTCAAGTTAAGCGAAGAGGGAAATAGCAGCAGTGCTGGTGGATTAAACTTCAGTTTAGAAGAAGATAAAGCTGAAGAGGACGACGCTGGAGAGGAAATAGACGATCACAAAGGCCAGACAGTGTTCTAA
- a CDS encoding SMI1/KNR4 family protein, protein MNDIIDELRELNEDRFNSVRLPTEDELVELEEEILISIPADLKEFLLEASDVVVGSLSPVTATEPHSHTHLPELTATAWSLGLPRELIPFCEANGGYYFIEQDGSIGFWSAEDEVNEEQWDNLWDWISDVWMSDTE, encoded by the coding sequence ATGAACGACATCATTGATGAACTTCGTGAGCTAAACGAAGACCGCTTCAACTCTGTACGCCTCCCAACGGAAGATGAATTAGTTGAGTTGGAAGAGGAGATTTTAATCTCTATTCCTGCAGACCTGAAAGAGTTCCTGCTAGAGGCTAGCGATGTCGTAGTTGGCTCACTATCTCCTGTCACTGCAACCGAGCCACACTCACATACGCATTTGCCTGAGCTAACAGCCACAGCATGGTCGTTAGGTTTACCCAGAGAGTTAATTCCATTTTGCGAGGCGAATGGGGGTTATTACTTTATCGAACAGGATGGTTCTATCGGCTTCTGGTCAGCAGAAGACGAGGTAAACGAAGAGCAATGGGACAACCTGTGGGACTGGATTAGTGATGTTTGGATGAGTGACACTGAATAG
- a CDS encoding sigma-54 interaction domain-containing protein, with product MIKPKVQQPEQHICLDELLSGQTSKQHPFELLSSLCEGAIAVDSSCRIIWMSPKYRQLINIAEDEALIGMPIEELLPNTQLPRVLKSGKPTFVDLMQINNRWCVVTRMPLKDNDGTVMGAISFIFYTDLESLRPLFDKFTRLKRQLEQQKLIRPSRYALDDLIGQSAIIQQLKRQARRAALLDTTVLLLGETGTGKELLAQGIHHASHRNGGTFVGINMAALPESLVEAELFGAAPGAYTGIDKGGRKGKIQLANGGTLFLDEIAEMPLTMQAKLLRVLQEREIEALGSNRLEQVDVRIIAATSGNLKQLVDEGKFRADLYYRLNVLPIRLAPLRERKEDIPLLCAHMLENIQQQAQVPALALTDTAQQWLLEYSWPGNVRELHNRLERGCVMAEGTAIEPADLGAFDDLPRVDLNPLPTNLHETRLKLEQGALKEALQQTGGNKSSAAKLLGISRATLYERLKKCKGK from the coding sequence TTGATCAAACCAAAAGTTCAGCAACCTGAGCAACACATCTGTCTTGATGAGTTACTGAGCGGACAAACTAGCAAGCAGCACCCCTTTGAGCTACTTTCAAGCCTCTGCGAAGGTGCCATTGCTGTAGATTCATCTTGTCGTATTATCTGGATGAGCCCCAAATATCGACAACTCATTAACATAGCTGAAGATGAAGCACTTATCGGCATGCCTATTGAAGAGCTGCTGCCTAATACACAACTACCCCGTGTATTAAAAAGTGGCAAGCCCACCTTTGTCGACCTCATGCAAATTAACAACCGCTGGTGTGTGGTCACGCGCATGCCATTAAAAGACAACGACGGCACTGTGATGGGTGCTATTAGTTTTATTTTTTATACCGATTTAGAAAGCCTAAGACCATTATTTGACAAGTTTACTCGTCTTAAACGTCAGCTCGAACAACAAAAATTAATTCGCCCTTCTCGCTATGCGCTGGATGATTTAATTGGTCAATCCGCCATTATTCAACAATTAAAAAGGCAAGCTCGCAGAGCCGCATTGCTAGACACTACTGTGCTTCTACTTGGCGAAACGGGGACAGGTAAAGAACTGCTCGCCCAAGGTATTCATCACGCATCCCACCGAAACGGAGGCACATTTGTTGGCATCAATATGGCAGCGCTACCAGAGTCACTCGTTGAGGCCGAGTTGTTTGGAGCCGCTCCCGGAGCCTATACCGGTATTGATAAAGGCGGACGCAAAGGAAAGATACAGCTAGCCAATGGCGGCACTCTGTTTTTGGATGAAATTGCCGAAATGCCTCTTACCATGCAAGCTAAACTTCTTAGGGTCTTGCAAGAGCGAGAAATAGAGGCGTTAGGATCAAACCGCCTAGAGCAAGTCGATGTTCGCATTATTGCTGCGACATCAGGCAACCTTAAACAACTGGTTGATGAAGGTAAGTTTCGTGCTGATCTTTATTATCGATTGAATGTATTACCCATACGTTTAGCACCACTTCGGGAGCGTAAAGAAGATATTCCATTACTGTGTGCCCACATGTTAGAAAATATTCAACAGCAAGCACAGGTTCCCGCACTTGCACTAACAGACACCGCACAGCAATGGCTACTTGAATATAGCTGGCCTGGCAATGTCCGGGAACTTCACAACCGCTTAGAACGCGGCTGTGTAATGGCAGAAGGTACTGCTATTGAACCCGCAGACTTAGGTGCATTTGATGATCTCCCCCGTGTTGACCTCAACCCTTTACCGACAAACCTTCATGAAACACGGTTAAAGCTAGAACAAGGTGCATTGAAAGAAGCGCTTCAACAAACAGGTGGCAATAAAAGTAGTGCCGCCAAACTATTGGGCATTTCTAGAGCCACTTTATATGAGCGCTTAAAAAAGTGTAAAGGGAAATAG
- a CDS encoding acyl CoA:acetate/3-ketoacid CoA transferase, which translates to MPNRFISAQEAALLIADNDTIATAGFIGIGFAETLAKAIEKRFLATGHPSSLNLVYAAGQGDAESRGLNRFGHEGMLKRVIGGHWGLAPRLGKLAIENKIEAYNLPQGVICHLFRDIAAGKPGTLTHVGLNTFVDPQQDGGKINSSTHEDLVERIEIAGSPFLLYKTFPINIALLRGTTVDGHGNISMEKEALPLEALAIAQAVKSSGGKVIVQVERTTEQHQVTPDRVRIPGILVDHVVLSEAEDHPQTFAEQYNPAYCGEVRTGNPLKPIPLSARKIIGRRALMELRKGSVVNLGIGIPEIISHIAAEEGRLKEFTLTVEAGGIGGSPASGLSFGAIANADAIIDQPAQFDFYDGGGLDQAFLGLAEADPQGHINVSRFGTRLAGCGGFINITQNTRDVYFLGTFTSGPQALEVNNNQLTIIENGPIKKFLAAVEQITFNGQYALEKQQNVMFITERAVFKLTEKGLKLLEIAPGVNLKTDILDHMGFIPLIDDDYVLMDPRLFNDGPMNLQHVGSMPMPHMRSVWKRVLESTSQDHEFSQ; encoded by the coding sequence ATGCCCAATCGTTTTATTTCAGCTCAAGAAGCCGCGCTACTCATTGCAGATAATGACACTATCGCAACCGCAGGCTTTATCGGTATCGGGTTTGCAGAGACACTCGCAAAAGCTATCGAGAAGCGTTTCTTAGCTACCGGCCACCCTAGCAGTCTTAACCTAGTGTATGCAGCAGGGCAAGGCGATGCCGAAAGCCGAGGACTGAATCGCTTTGGTCATGAAGGCATGCTAAAACGCGTCATTGGAGGGCACTGGGGCTTAGCACCACGCCTTGGCAAACTGGCAATTGAAAATAAAATTGAAGCATACAACTTGCCGCAAGGTGTTATCTGTCATCTATTTCGTGACATTGCAGCAGGGAAACCCGGCACATTAACACACGTGGGATTAAATACGTTTGTCGACCCCCAGCAAGATGGCGGAAAAATCAATAGCAGCACTCATGAAGATCTCGTTGAACGCATAGAAATAGCCGGCTCCCCTTTTCTTTTATACAAGACCTTTCCCATTAATATAGCCTTGCTTCGCGGTACCACTGTTGATGGACATGGCAATATTTCAATGGAGAAAGAAGCGTTGCCATTAGAAGCATTGGCTATCGCTCAAGCAGTTAAAAGCAGCGGCGGTAAAGTTATCGTGCAAGTTGAACGAACCACTGAGCAGCACCAAGTAACACCTGATCGTGTACGTATCCCTGGAATTCTAGTAGACCATGTGGTGCTCTCAGAAGCAGAAGATCATCCGCAAACATTTGCTGAGCAGTACAACCCTGCCTATTGCGGCGAAGTTCGTACCGGCAACCCACTGAAGCCTATTCCTCTATCCGCACGCAAGATCATTGGCCGGCGCGCATTAATGGAGCTACGTAAAGGCTCGGTCGTTAACTTAGGTATTGGCATACCTGAAATCATCTCACACATTGCGGCAGAAGAAGGCAGACTTAAAGAGTTTACATTAACGGTTGAAGCTGGCGGTATTGGCGGATCACCCGCCAGCGGCTTAAGCTTTGGGGCTATTGCCAATGCCGACGCCATTATTGATCAGCCTGCTCAGTTTGATTTTTATGATGGTGGTGGCCTAGATCAAGCCTTCCTTGGACTAGCAGAAGCAGACCCTCAAGGTCATATTAACGTCAGTCGTTTTGGTACGCGACTTGCCGGATGCGGAGGCTTTATCAACATCACGCAAAACACTCGTGATGTTTACTTTCTGGGTACATTTACGTCAGGTCCTCAAGCACTTGAAGTTAACAACAATCAACTAACGATTATTGAAAACGGCCCTATTAAGAAATTTCTCGCCGCCGTAGAACAGATCACCTTTAACGGGCAATATGCCTTAGAAAAACAACAAAATGTTATGTTCATTACCGAAAGAGCAGTTTTTAAACTCACGGAAAAAGGCTTAAAACTGTTAGAAATTGCTCCTGGCGTAAATCTAAAAACTGATATCCTCGACCATATGGGGTTCATACCCCTTATCGATGATGATTATGTGCTGATGGACCCTCGTTTATTTAACGACGGCCCCATGAATTTACAGCATGTAGGCAGTATGCCGATGCCGCATATGCGCTCTGTATGGAAGCGAGTGCTGGAGAGCACCTCACAAGATCATGAGTTTTCACAGTAA
- a CDS encoding SixA phosphatase family protein: protein MRTLTLIRHAKSSWKNPDLEDFNRPLNKRGKRDLPAMAERLKAANLTPDKCLSSGATRAYLTAKATSKQLTNRPLIEVIPELYDSCMETLLDTLQRHSDKDHHIMLFGHNPGLQRLGEYLSAERINNLPTCGVMHIQLGITCWSELTESCGTLLWFDYPKLHQ, encoded by the coding sequence ATGCGCACGCTCACTCTTATCAGACATGCTAAATCAAGCTGGAAGAATCCAGATCTTGAAGATTTTAACCGCCCTCTTAACAAACGCGGAAAACGTGATTTGCCTGCCATGGCCGAACGCCTAAAAGCGGCAAACCTGACACCCGACAAATGCTTATCGAGCGGCGCTACGCGTGCATACCTGACGGCGAAAGCCACCAGCAAACAACTCACTAACCGACCACTCATTGAGGTTATTCCTGAGTTATACGACTCATGTATGGAGACATTGCTCGATACATTACAGCGTCATTCAGACAAGGATCATCACATTATGCTGTTTGGTCATAACCCCGGCTTACAACGTTTAGGGGAGTATTTGAGTGCCGAACGGATCAACAACCTACCCACCTGTGGTGTTATGCATATTCAACTAGGTATCACCTGCTGGTCCGAACTCACAGAGTCATGCGGCACACTTCTCTGGTTCGATTACCCAAAGCTTCACCAGTAG
- a CDS encoding AEC family transporter, which translates to MALYLDTLVFTANIVAPIFFIVFMGVILKRTSLIDEAFVSTGSKLVFIITLPTLVFMSIARTDFQAVFNPAQLSYVAAGTLITFIAIWLLAKQWIHKPEDLGVFIQGSFRSNYGIIGLAVSFNLFGQTGLAQASLLLALVIPLYNVLSIIVLSLPMKNSNALSLSGVIVEILKNPLIIAVLLALPFSYFGFSLPEVVDRTGRYFANLTLPLALLTIGATLNLKSLKHTSFQAFWATATKLLILPVVLTLGAWQAGFTDQDLVIMFVLFGCPTAAASFVMAKAMGGNAQLAANIILTTTIGSVFTLSSGIYLMKILEVI; encoded by the coding sequence GTGGCGCTTTACCTAGATACATTGGTTTTTACAGCCAACATTGTGGCGCCCATCTTTTTTATCGTATTTATGGGCGTTATATTAAAACGCACATCACTTATTGACGAGGCGTTTGTCAGCACTGGATCTAAACTGGTGTTTATAATTACGCTACCAACCCTCGTTTTTATGAGTATCGCTAGAACTGACTTTCAAGCAGTTTTTAATCCCGCACAACTCAGTTATGTAGCCGCCGGAACATTGATTACATTTATCGCTATCTGGTTGCTAGCGAAACAATGGATCCATAAACCCGAAGACCTTGGTGTTTTTATTCAAGGATCTTTTCGCAGTAACTATGGGATTATAGGGTTAGCGGTAAGCTTCAATTTATTTGGCCAAACAGGTCTGGCCCAAGCGTCATTACTGCTTGCATTGGTCATTCCTCTATATAACGTACTATCGATCATTGTCCTCTCACTGCCCATGAAAAACAGTAACGCTCTATCACTGAGCGGCGTGATCGTAGAGATATTAAAAAACCCCTTAATTATTGCGGTACTACTCGCACTGCCTTTTTCCTATTTCGGCTTCTCGTTACCCGAAGTCGTTGACCGCACTGGCCGTTACTTTGCTAACCTTACATTACCCTTAGCGCTACTCACTATTGGTGCCACATTGAATTTAAAGAGCCTAAAACACACATCATTCCAAGCATTCTGGGCTACGGCAACTAAATTACTTATTCTCCCAGTCGTTCTCACTTTAGGAGCTTGGCAAGCGGGTTTCACAGATCAAGACTTAGTAATAATGTTTGTGCTTTTTGGCTGCCCTACTGCGGCAGCAAGCTTTGTCATGGCAAAAGCCATGGGAGGCAATGCACAGCTGGCCGCTAATATTATTTTAACGACGACTATCGGCTCAGTATTTACGCTAAGCAGCGGCATCTATCTGATGAAAATTTTAGAGGTTATCTAA
- a CDS encoding ankyrin repeat domain-containing protein → MLTLFKKQKISKLFKAIKAGDLAALAKRLQNIDSAILNDQTDQQLSAIETAILAQQPKALIMVIAAGANIEQLSSTNEPYLLLALKQVQSLPLINALLQSGSSTEYKAQEENTHLIAACFKHCSVTELMLHLSRFIEYGIDLNQEDSQGLSALNYALETQNKELLNFLIASGVQTPAQWPQSLPEELKQHVKRAVDDLRIRQMFLSP, encoded by the coding sequence ATGCTAACGCTATTCAAAAAACAAAAAATATCCAAGCTATTTAAAGCAATTAAAGCAGGTGATTTAGCCGCCCTTGCTAAACGGCTACAAAACATCGATTCAGCAATACTAAACGACCAAACAGACCAACAGCTTAGTGCTATTGAAACTGCCATTCTTGCACAACAACCCAAAGCTCTTATCATGGTAATTGCTGCCGGAGCTAACATTGAGCAGCTATCATCGACCAATGAGCCTTACTTGTTACTTGCCCTTAAGCAGGTGCAGAGCTTGCCACTCATCAATGCATTGCTACAATCAGGTTCGAGTACTGAGTATAAAGCCCAAGAAGAAAACACACATTTAATAGCCGCCTGTTTTAAGCACTGCTCTGTCACAGAGTTAATGCTTCACCTGAGTCGTTTTATAGAATATGGGATTGACCTTAACCAAGAAGACTCACAAGGGCTCAGCGCGTTGAATTATGCACTAGAGACTCAAAACAAAGAGCTACTTAATTTTTTGATAGCTTCTGGCGTTCAAACACCAGCTCAATGGCCTCAGTCATTACCTGAAGAGCTAAAGCAGCATGTAAAACGCGCCGTTGATGATCTGCGTATCAGACAGATGTTTTTAAGCCCCTAG
- a CDS encoding helix-turn-helix domain-containing protein — protein MYQDLSSNLKLLCSYYDSIADVCRRLNLNRTQFNRYLSGRYKPSPKTMRKLCDFFGVEEYELLLPVAQFERLIQVRPKVIAPSGPPRVEDSHLQTLSHASSAQMEKYVGYYFEYYMSMACPGKVLRNLICIEKRDEGYYYQRTERLKESPTEAAFHSKYIGMALFLTDRIFMIDYEALATNEVTETVLIPSYKNRISRLNGLRIGVPANGVRKPSCARVVMEYLGLQVDIRKALGLCGLYELNDDAIDDSIKVSVRNQMNEADWHFTARA, from the coding sequence ATGTATCAGGACCTGTCCAGTAATCTAAAATTGCTCTGCAGTTATTACGACTCTATTGCCGATGTGTGCCGTCGTCTGAATCTTAATCGTACACAGTTCAATCGGTATCTAAGTGGTCGTTATAAGCCTTCGCCAAAAACTATGCGAAAGCTCTGTGATTTTTTTGGTGTAGAGGAGTATGAATTACTGCTTCCTGTCGCTCAGTTCGAGCGCCTTATTCAAGTGCGTCCGAAAGTCATTGCCCCCTCTGGACCACCTCGAGTCGAAGATAGTCATCTGCAAACCCTGAGTCATGCCAGTTCGGCACAGATGGAAAAGTACGTGGGGTATTATTTTGAGTACTATATGTCGATGGCGTGTCCTGGCAAGGTGCTTCGAAATTTGATCTGTATTGAAAAACGCGATGAAGGTTATTATTACCAACGTACCGAGAGATTAAAAGAAAGTCCTACTGAAGCAGCATTTCATAGTAAATATATAGGGATGGCTTTATTTTTAACTGATCGCATCTTCATGATTGATTATGAAGCGTTAGCGACGAATGAAGTTACCGAAACGGTTTTGATTCCAAGTTATAAGAATCGTATCAGCCGCTTAAATGGTTTAAGGATTGGTGTGCCTGCCAATGGCGTAAGAAAGCCTAGCTGTGCCCGTGTGGTGATGGAGTATTTAGGTTTGCAGGTTGATATCCGAAAAGCGTTAGGGCTCTGTGGCCTCTATGAGTTGAATGATGATGCCATAGACGACTCTATTAAGGTGTCGGTGCGTAATCAGATGAATGAGGCTGATTGGCACTTTACAGCGCGCGCTTAA
- a CDS encoding lyase family protein, with protein sequence MNNRKEHDLLGDETLPDTAWYGIQTLRALRNFNTSGVPIHQFQDLINTLTMVKQASAEANHELGLLSSKKTNAIRQACIRIREGELHNQFVVDLIQGGAGVSTNMNANEVIANLALSIMGHEKGEYQYLHPNNDVNKSQTNNDAYATAARLSIVLSTQTLTHALSSIKSSFEKKAEEFARTPLVKGTHLQDTATKMLGSEFADFAASLKEEIVNIQSACTQLCATNLNSTSQYQTNSVHPDYTKSTIKHLTHISALPITSDKESSDNHSDMEAFVKTSAIQRKLAIKLAKICNAICILSNDPRTNFNEINLPITQAGSSLVPGVVSPVIPEAVSQTAFQVIGHDVTVCMAAEAGSQQLNAMEPVIIYNILNSMKMLSSAIYMLNHRCIRGITANSPPIQLNIPDSRMLAALMPDLSYGTHPLNHLSSAAANTSPMKTAV encoded by the coding sequence ATGAATAACCGAAAAGAACATGATTTATTAGGCGATGAGACACTCCCAGACACTGCTTGGTACGGCATTCAGACATTACGCGCCTTGCGCAATTTCAATACCTCTGGTGTACCTATTCACCAGTTTCAAGATCTCATCAATACATTAACAATGGTGAAACAAGCGTCAGCTGAAGCAAACCACGAACTGGGGTTACTCAGCAGTAAAAAAACCAATGCTATTCGCCAAGCTTGCATACGTATTCGTGAAGGAGAGCTACATAACCAATTCGTTGTTGATTTAATCCAGGGAGGTGCCGGGGTATCAACTAACATGAACGCCAATGAGGTTATTGCTAACTTAGCGCTCTCTATCATGGGTCACGAAAAAGGTGAGTATCAGTACCTTCACCCCAACAATGACGTTAATAAATCACAGACAAACAATGATGCATACGCCACAGCAGCACGATTATCAATTGTATTAAGTACACAGACACTCACACATGCGCTCTCCTCTATTAAAAGCAGCTTTGAGAAGAAGGCAGAAGAGTTCGCTCGAACTCCTCTTGTAAAAGGCACTCACTTACAAGATACCGCTACAAAAATGCTAGGAAGTGAGTTTGCCGACTTTGCAGCCTCCCTGAAAGAAGAGATCGTAAATATACAAAGCGCCTGCACACAACTATGCGCGACAAACCTTAATAGTACATCGCAATATCAAACAAACAGTGTTCATCCTGATTATACGAAATCTACAATAAAACATCTGACACATATATCAGCGCTACCTATCACATCAGATAAAGAATCATCTGATAACCACTCTGATATGGAAGCATTTGTGAAGACGTCTGCTATTCAAAGAAAATTAGCGATAAAGCTCGCCAAAATTTGCAATGCAATATGCATACTATCTAACGATCCACGGACTAATTTTAATGAGATTAACCTCCCCATTACACAAGCAGGTTCCTCGCTTGTTCCAGGTGTTGTTAGCCCTGTTATTCCTGAGGCTGTTAGCCAAACCGCTTTCCAAGTCATTGGGCATGATGTCACCGTGTGCATGGCCGCAGAGGCAGGTTCTCAACAGCTAAACGCCATGGAACCGGTCATTATCTATAACATTCTCAATTCCATGAAAATGCTTAGCTCTGCTATCTACATGCTAAACCATCGCTGTATTCGTGGTATTACCGCCAATAGCCCACCGATCCAACTCAATATACCAGACAGCCGCATGCTCGCAGCATTAATGCCAGATCTTAGCTATGGAACTCATCCCCTAAATCATCTAAGCTCTGCTGCCGCAAATACTAGCCCCATGAAAACGGCTGTATGA